From Pseudomonas fluorescens, one genomic window encodes:
- the nahK gene encoding hybrid sensor histidine kinase/response regulator NahK/ErcS' yields the protein MACISTRRSPGLPLPVAALPDTAELQAQIAELQRDKAKLQRINSALIERIESGSTRGNDPYAAFQHSVVLAEQVRERTDALNQAMAELKAGNHLLSEARLRAETAHQHLIDAIESISDAFVLFDSDQRIVLCNSRFKAFWSNCRVRIIAGMRLSEVKRLMAGTGLFTEEPRGHADENLLYRLQNGRWLQVSERPTQEGGRVILFTDITDVKLNETLRREQAVAQKSHLLQRAVDNLSQGVAMVNAEGILELWNRRFLELSGLAPVAAHRPFAEVIGDSELQLLTPASRDHNGRPVQECEQRLYDGRVLEIRTHPLPTGGFVNTFTDITERYQHAEALAESERWIRLITDHVPALIAYLNADLVYEFTNKVYEQWYCWPRGVMLGQSLREVHSEQHYQRLESYVARALAGESVTFEFAETNINNQERYMLRSYVPNRLATGEVVGIFVLIRDITERRRTAEALHQAYQSLELRVRERTAELTTLNDQLRSEIDERRRVESRLREAKLDAERANLSKTKFLAAVSHDLLQPLNAARLFTSALLERREPLANENLVRNVSNSLEDVENLLGTLVDISKLDAGVITPDIAPFALSELLENLAAEYTQVARSEGLALHFVGCSALVRSDIQLLARILRNLLSNAIRYTYSGRVVLGCRRKHQRLSIEVWDSGMGIAEDRLEEIFQEFKRGDVQRPHQDRGLGLGLAIVEKIAGILGHRIHVRSWPGKGSMFAIEVPLSATAPKALPNLVMSEPMLERLRGARVWVLDNDAAICAGMRTLLEGWGCRVVTALSEQDLARQVDNYHAEADLLIADYHLDDEQNGVDAVARINARRGSAIPAMMITANYSNELKQQIRELGHTLMHKPVRPMKLKTAMSHLLGRP from the coding sequence ATGGCATGCATATCAACCAGACGTTCACCGGGGTTGCCATTGCCCGTGGCCGCGCTCCCGGACACCGCTGAGCTGCAGGCGCAGATTGCCGAGCTGCAGCGTGACAAGGCGAAACTGCAACGGATCAACAGTGCGCTGATCGAGCGCATCGAATCCGGCAGCACCCGTGGCAACGACCCCTACGCGGCGTTCCAGCATTCAGTGGTGCTGGCCGAACAGGTGCGTGAGCGAACCGATGCGCTGAACCAGGCGATGGCCGAGCTCAAGGCCGGCAACCACCTGCTCAGCGAAGCACGCCTGCGTGCCGAGACCGCGCACCAGCACCTGATCGATGCCATCGAAAGCATTTCCGACGCCTTTGTGCTGTTCGACTCGGACCAACGCATCGTGTTGTGCAACAGTCGCTTCAAGGCGTTCTGGAGCAACTGCCGGGTGCGTATTATTGCCGGCATGCGCCTGAGCGAGGTCAAGCGGTTGATGGCCGGCACTGGGCTGTTTACCGAGGAACCGCGCGGGCACGCCGACGAAAATCTTCTGTATCGCCTGCAAAATGGCCGCTGGCTGCAGGTCAGCGAGCGCCCGACCCAAGAGGGCGGGCGGGTGATCCTGTTCACCGACATTACCGACGTCAAACTCAATGAAACCCTGCGCCGCGAGCAGGCGGTGGCGCAGAAGTCCCACCTGTTACAGCGGGCGGTGGACAATCTCTCGCAAGGGGTGGCGATGGTCAATGCCGAGGGCATCCTCGAGCTGTGGAACCGGCGCTTTCTGGAACTCAGCGGGCTGGCGCCGGTAGCGGCCCATCGACCGTTCGCCGAGGTGATTGGCGACAGCGAGCTGCAACTGCTAACCCCGGCCAGCCGCGACCACAACGGCCGTCCGGTGCAGGAATGCGAACAGCGCCTGTACGATGGCCGGGTTCTGGAAATCCGCACCCATCCGTTGCCTACCGGCGGCTTCGTCAACACCTTTACCGACATCACCGAGCGCTACCAGCACGCCGAAGCCCTGGCTGAAAGCGAACGCTGGATCCGCCTGATCACCGACCATGTGCCGGCGCTGATTGCCTACCTCAACGCCGATCTGGTCTACGAGTTCACCAACAAGGTCTACGAGCAGTGGTACTGCTGGCCACGGGGCGTGATGCTCGGCCAGAGTCTGCGCGAAGTGCACAGCGAGCAGCACTACCAGCGCCTGGAGTCCTACGTGGCGCGGGCGCTGGCCGGGGAGAGTGTGACCTTCGAGTTCGCCGAGACCAACATCAACAACCAGGAGCGCTACATGCTGCGTTCCTACGTGCCCAATCGCCTGGCCACCGGCGAAGTGGTGGGGATTTTCGTCCTGATTCGCGACATCACCGAGCGTCGGCGCACCGCCGAGGCGCTGCACCAGGCCTATCAAAGCCTGGAGTTGCGGGTACGTGAACGCACGGCGGAACTGACCACCCTCAACGACCAACTGCGCAGCGAGATCGATGAGCGTCGCCGTGTCGAGTCGCGCCTGCGCGAGGCTAAGCTGGACGCCGAACGGGCCAATCTGTCGAAAACCAAATTTCTTGCGGCAGTCAGCCACGACTTGCTGCAACCGCTGAATGCCGCACGTCTGTTCACCAGCGCCTTGCTTGAACGCCGCGAGCCACTGGCCAATGAGAATCTGGTGCGCAATGTCAGCAATTCGCTGGAGGACGTGGAGAATCTGTTGGGCACCCTGGTGGATATTTCCAAGCTGGATGCCGGCGTGATCACCCCGGACATCGCACCCTTCGCCTTGAGCGAGCTGCTGGAGAACCTTGCCGCCGAGTACACCCAGGTCGCCCGCAGCGAAGGCCTGGCCCTGCATTTTGTCGGTTGCTCGGCGCTGGTGCGCAGCGACATCCAGTTACTGGCGCGGATCCTGCGCAATCTGCTGAGCAATGCCATCCGCTACACCTATAGTGGGCGTGTGGTGCTGGGCTGCCGGCGCAAGCACCAGCGTTTGTCGATCGAGGTCTGGGACAGCGGCATGGGCATCGCTGAGGATCGCCTGGAAGAAATTTTCCAGGAGTTCAAGCGCGGTGATGTACAGCGTCCCCATCAGGATCGGGGGCTGGGGTTGGGCCTGGCGATTGTCGAGAAAATCGCCGGGATTCTTGGCCACCGGATCCACGTGCGCTCGTGGCCGGGCAAGGGTTCGATGTTCGCCATCGAAGTCCCCCTCAGCGCGACCGCGCCCAAAGCTTTACCCAACCTGGTCATGAGCGAACCGATGCTCGAGCGTTTGCGCGGGGCACGGGTCTGGGTGCTGGATAACGACGCGGCGATTTGCGCCGGCATGCGCACCTTGCTCGAAGGCTGGGGCTGTCGGGTGGTGACCGCGCTGTCGGAACAGGACTTGGCACGGCAGGTCGATAACTACCACGCCGAAGCCGATTTGCTGATTGCCGACTATCATCTGGACGATGAGCAAAACGGGGTCGATGCCGTGGCCCGGATCAACGCCCGGCGCGGTTCGGCGATTCCGGCGATGATGATAACGGCCAATTACAGCAACGAACTCAAACAGCAGATCCGCGAGCTGGGCCATACCCTGATGCACAAACCGGTGCGGCCGATGAAGTTGAAGACGGCGATGAGTCATCTGTTGGGTAGGCCGTGA
- a CDS encoding SDR family oxidoreductase produces the protein MEKVIIITGGGRGIGAATALLAAEQGYRICINYQADEDSAHKVLEQVLALGAQAIAVRADVSIEDEVISLFQRVDHELGRVTALVNNAGTVGHKSRVEEMSELRILKIMKTNVLGPILCAKHAVLRMSPKHGGQGGSIVNVSSVAARLGSPGEYVDYAASKGALDTFTIGLSKEVAGEGIRVNAVRPGYIYTDFHALSGDADRVSKLESAIPMARGGRPEEVAEAIIWLLSDKASYSTGTFIELGGGR, from the coding sequence ATGGAAAAAGTCATCATCATCACCGGAGGCGGTCGCGGGATTGGCGCGGCCACGGCGCTGCTGGCCGCAGAGCAAGGCTATCGCATCTGCATCAACTATCAGGCCGATGAAGACTCCGCGCACAAGGTCCTGGAGCAAGTCCTGGCCCTCGGTGCCCAGGCGATCGCGGTGCGTGCCGATGTCAGCATCGAGGATGAAGTCATCAGCCTGTTCCAGCGCGTCGACCACGAACTGGGCCGGGTCACCGCGCTGGTGAACAATGCCGGCACGGTCGGGCACAAATCCCGGGTCGAGGAGATGTCCGAGCTCCGTATCCTCAAGATCATGAAAACCAATGTCCTGGGTCCGATCCTCTGTGCCAAGCATGCCGTGCTGCGCATGTCGCCCAAGCACGGCGGGCAGGGCGGCAGCATCGTCAACGTCTCGTCGGTGGCCGCACGTCTCGGCTCGCCGGGCGAATACGTCGACTACGCCGCCTCCAAGGGCGCGCTGGATACCTTCACCATCGGTCTATCCAAGGAAGTCGCCGGCGAAGGCATTCGCGTCAACGCCGTGCGCCCGGGCTATATCTACACCGACTTCCACGCCCTGAGCGGCGATGCCGATCGGGTCAGCAAACTCGAATCGGCGATTCCCATGGCCCGTGGCGGACGCCCGGAAGAAGTGGCCGAGGCAATCATCTGGCTGCTGTCGGACAAGGCGTCGTACTCCACCGGGACTTTCATCGAACTCGGCGGCGGCCGCTAG
- the mapR gene encoding GntR family transcriptional regulator MpaR (MapR regulates genes involved in Pseudomonas quinolone signal (PQS) production and anthranilate metabolism): MKRYEKFADDIAELIRSGVLGPGQRVPSVRYASQTYGVSPSTVFQAYYLLERRGLIRARPRSGYFVNTHAPSPFSEPVISSEVNESTEVDVSELVFSVLDSIKDPHTVPFGSAFPSPALFPLQRLARSLASASREMDPRMVVTDLSPGNPQLRRQIALRYMVGGLMLPMEELLITNGALEALNLCLQAVTEPGDLVAIEAPAFYASLQVLERLKLKAVEIPVHSRDGIDLGVLAQTLERHPIKACWCMTSFQNPMGATMPEAKKQELVELLRRHQVPLIEDDVYAELYYGQQAPKPAKAFDTEGLVMHCGSFAKSLAPGYRIGWVAAGRYAQKIERLKLMTSLCASMPAQAAIADYLQHGGYDRHLRKLRYALEEQQSAMLAAIARYFPAQTRVSQPAGGYFLWLELPAQMDSLKLFQMALAQGISIAPGPIFSPTQRFRNCIRLNYGSPWTEDSEKAMETLGRIVRSF; this comes from the coding sequence ATGAAACGCTACGAAAAATTCGCTGACGACATTGCCGAACTGATCCGCTCCGGTGTGCTTGGCCCCGGCCAGCGCGTGCCGTCGGTGCGCTACGCCAGCCAGACTTACGGGGTCAGCCCGTCCACGGTGTTCCAGGCCTATTACCTGTTGGAGCGCCGTGGGCTGATCCGCGCCCGGCCGCGCTCCGGCTACTTCGTCAACACCCACGCGCCCAGCCCGTTCTCGGAGCCGGTGATCAGCAGCGAGGTCAACGAGTCCACCGAAGTCGACGTCAGCGAACTGGTGTTCTCGGTACTCGACTCGATCAAGGACCCGCACACCGTGCCCTTCGGCTCGGCATTCCCCAGCCCGGCCCTGTTTCCGCTGCAACGCCTGGCACGCTCGCTGGCCAGTGCCAGCCGCGAGATGGACCCACGGATGGTGGTCACCGACCTGTCGCCAGGCAACCCACAATTGCGCCGGCAAATCGCCCTGCGCTACATGGTCGGCGGGCTGATGTTGCCCATGGAAGAACTGCTGATCACCAACGGCGCGCTGGAAGCCCTGAACCTGTGCCTGCAGGCGGTCACCGAACCCGGCGACCTGGTGGCCATTGAGGCCCCAGCGTTCTATGCCAGCCTGCAAGTGCTGGAACGGCTGAAACTCAAGGCCGTGGAAATCCCCGTGCACTCGCGCGATGGCATCGACCTCGGGGTGCTGGCGCAAACCCTAGAGCGCCATCCGATCAAGGCCTGCTGGTGCATGACCAGCTTCCAGAACCCGATGGGCGCGACCATGCCCGAGGCGAAGAAGCAGGAACTGGTGGAGTTGCTGCGTCGCCATCAGGTGCCGCTGATTGAAGACGACGTGTACGCTGAGCTCTATTACGGGCAACAGGCGCCCAAGCCGGCCAAGGCGTTCGACACCGAAGGGCTGGTAATGCATTGCGGTTCGTTCGCCAAGAGCCTGGCGCCCGGCTATCGGATCGGCTGGGTGGCGGCCGGTCGTTATGCGCAGAAAATCGAACGGCTGAAACTGATGACCTCGCTCTGCGCCTCGATGCCGGCCCAGGCGGCGATTGCCGACTACCTGCAACACGGCGGCTACGACCGCCACCTGCGCAAGCTGCGCTACGCCCTGGAAGAACAACAGAGTGCGATGTTGGCGGCGATTGCCCGTTACTTTCCAGCGCAGACCCGGGTCAGCCAGCCGGCCGGCGGCTACTTCCTGTGGCTGGAGTTGCCGGCGCAGATGGATTCGTTGAAGTTGTTCCAGATGGCCCTGGCCCAGGGCATCAGCATCGCGCCGGGGCCGATCTTTTCGCCGACCCAGCGCTTTCGCAACTGCATCCGCCTGAACTACGGCAGCCCGTGGACCGAGGACAGCGAAAAGGCCATGGAAACCCTCGGCCGCATCGTGCGGTCGTTCTAG
- the ccoG gene encoding cytochrome c oxidase accessory protein CcoG translates to MSEKIPVRLVETFEPSRPKMKAKSSDNQIHTRSFTGLFRNLRVAGAGFLFLAFFGTVWLNWGGRQAVLWDLSESKFHIFGATFWPQDFILLSALLIICAFGLFAITVFAGRVWCGYTCPQSSFTWLFMWCEKVTEGERNQRIKLQAAPWTLNKLLRRSAKHTMWLAISVMTGLTFVGYFTPIRPLAEELLTLQMAGVSLFWVLFFTAATYINAGWLREAVCMHMCPYARFQSVMFDKDTLTISYDSARGENRGPRKREVKPAAVGLGDCIDCQLCVQVCPTGIDIRDGLQMECIGCAACIDACDSIMDKMGYARGLISYTSEHQLQGGKTHLLRPRLVGYTLVLVVMIGALVLALMERPMVSLDVSKDRGLFRENSQGQIENIYSLKVINKTQQRQDYQLSLVDADGFQLQGKTELSLAPGEILDVPVSVAMLADKADRSSQTLYFKVTDSDEPEVNSVAKSRFVAPTNR, encoded by the coding sequence ATGAGCGAAAAAATCCCCGTCCGATTAGTAGAAACATTCGAGCCTTCGCGTCCAAAGATGAAGGCCAAATCCAGCGACAACCAGATCCACACCCGGAGCTTCACCGGTTTGTTCCGCAACCTGCGCGTCGCCGGCGCGGGCTTTCTGTTTTTAGCCTTCTTCGGCACCGTGTGGCTGAACTGGGGTGGGCGCCAGGCCGTGCTCTGGGACCTCTCGGAAAGCAAATTCCACATCTTCGGCGCCACCTTCTGGCCTCAGGATTTCATCCTGTTATCGGCGCTGCTGATCATCTGCGCCTTCGGCCTGTTCGCTATCACTGTGTTTGCCGGGCGGGTCTGGTGTGGCTACACCTGCCCGCAAAGCTCGTTCACCTGGCTGTTCATGTGGTGCGAAAAGGTCACCGAGGGCGAACGCAACCAGCGGATCAAGCTGCAAGCGGCGCCGTGGACCCTGAACAAGCTGCTGCGGCGTTCGGCCAAGCACACGATGTGGCTGGCGATCAGCGTCATGACCGGCCTGACCTTCGTCGGCTACTTCACCCCGATCCGGCCGTTGGCCGAAGAGCTGCTGACCCTGCAAATGGCCGGCGTCAGCCTTTTCTGGGTGCTGTTCTTCACTGCCGCGACCTACATCAACGCCGGCTGGCTGCGCGAAGCGGTTTGCATGCACATGTGCCCGTACGCCCGGTTCCAAAGCGTGATGTTCGACAAGGACACCCTGACCATCTCCTACGACAGTGCCCGTGGCGAAAATCGCGGCCCGCGCAAACGCGAGGTGAAACCGGCGGCTGTCGGCCTCGGCGATTGCATCGACTGCCAGCTGTGCGTGCAGGTCTGCCCCACCGGTATCGACATCCGCGACGGCCTGCAGATGGAATGCATTGGCTGCGCGGCGTGCATCGATGCCTGCGACTCGATCATGGACAAGATGGGCTACGCCCGTGGCCTGATCAGCTACACCTCGGAGCACCAGTTGCAGGGCGGCAAGACCCACCTGCTGCGCCCGCGACTGGTGGGTTACACCCTGGTGCTGGTGGTGATGATCGGCGCGCTGGTGCTGGCGCTGATGGAACGGCCGATGGTGTCGCTGGACGTCAGCAAGGACCGCGGCCTGTTCCGCGAAAACAGTCAGGGCCAGATCGAGAACATCTACAGTCTCAAGGTCATCAACAAGACCCAGCAACGCCAGGACTATCAATTGTCGCTGGTGGACGCCGACGGCTTCCAGCTCCAGGGCAAGACCGAGTTGAGCCTGGCTCCCGGCGAGATCCTCGATGTGCCGGTGTCAGTAGCGATGCTGGCCGACAAGGCCGACCGCAGCTCGCAGACCCTGTACTTCAAGGTGACCGACAGCGACGAGCCCGAGGTCAACAGCGTGGCGAAAAGCCGGTTTGTTGCGCCGACCAACCGTTGA
- a CDS encoding DUF3203 family protein: protein MPVRIENQTCFFITENGEEIRLAADVTVITDGEKSMSAVDLDGRRVFITEAEADALTVAGATDGRRHLRVTDSDSVI, encoded by the coding sequence ATGCCTGTACGCATCGAAAACCAGACCTGTTTTTTCATCACCGAGAACGGCGAAGAAATTCGCCTGGCGGCCGACGTAACGGTGATCACTGACGGCGAGAAATCCATGTCGGCGGTCGACCTCGACGGCCGGCGCGTGTTCATCACCGAAGCAGAAGCCGACGCATTGACCGTAGCAGGCGCCACCGATGGACGCCGACACCTGCGGGTCACCGACAGTGATTCGGTGATTTAA
- a CDS encoding MgtC/SapB family protein — protein sequence MDAWWHQVWITLQAEFADIGDAAQLTRITVRLLIAALLGAILGFEREQKGKAAGVRTHMLVAMGAALFVLVPQVAGAESDAMSRVVQGVIAGIGFLGAGTILKNKDGDESHVKGLTTAAGLWMTAAIGVAAGLGRESTAVLSTLLALAVFSVMPVIVRWLDKDEQ from the coding sequence ATGGACGCCTGGTGGCACCAAGTCTGGATCACTCTGCAAGCCGAATTCGCCGATATCGGCGACGCCGCACAACTGACCCGCATCACCGTGCGCCTGCTGATCGCCGCGTTGCTGGGGGCGATCCTCGGCTTCGAACGGGAGCAGAAAGGCAAGGCCGCCGGCGTGCGTACCCACATGCTGGTGGCCATGGGTGCGGCGCTGTTCGTGTTGGTGCCGCAAGTTGCAGGCGCAGAGTCCGACGCCATGAGCCGGGTGGTCCAGGGCGTGATCGCCGGTATCGGCTTCCTCGGCGCCGGGACCATCCTGAAAAACAAGGACGGCGACGAAAGCCACGTCAAAGGCCTGACCACCGCCGCCGGGCTGTGGATGACCGCCGCCATCGGCGTCGCCGCCGGACTGGGGCGAGAGTCGACGGCGGTGCTGAGTACGTTGCTGGCGTTGGCGGTGTTCAGTGTGATGCCGGTCATTGTGCGGTGGCTGGATAAAGACGAGCAGTGA
- a CDS encoding alpha-1,4-glucan--maltose-1-phosphate maltosyltransferase has translation MTTEQPIQLHDDLQNYQPHLPLAQALLLPRIAIESTQPVLDGGQFAVKAVAGQTVTVHSKVFADGHDKLAVRVRWCNEATSIWHTDVMKDLGNNAWQGQFKVLAPGRYRYCIEAWIDQFASFCYELEKKHGAGVPVSLELQEGRQQVQHAAERSDGALSEELAALRHQLEGLLETEQVALFLHPHSRWLMAAADHRPYLSLSPEYPLDVERELAQFASWYELFPRSITDDPARHGTFNDVHSRLAMIQDMGFDVLYFPPIHPIGRSHRKGPNNSLTAGPDDPGSPYAIGSEEGGHEAIHSQLGTREDFRRLVAAANDHGLEIALDFAIQCSQDHPWLEQHPGWFNWRPDGTIKYAENPPKKYQDIVNVDFYAADAIPSLWLELRDIVVGWVEEGVKIFRVDNPHTKPLPFWQWLIGDVRAKHPEVIFLAEAFTTPAMMARLGKVGYSQSYTYFTWRNTKHELATYLTELNQSPWRECYRPNFFVNTPDINPGFLHQSGRAGFLIRAALATMGSGLWGMYSGFELCESAPVPGKEEYLDSEKYQIRIRDFTAPGNIIAEIAQLNRIRRQNPALHTHLGLQVYNAWNDNILYFGKRTADGKNFILVAVSLDPFNAQEAHFELPLWELGLPDDAATQGEDLMNGHRWTWYGKTQWMRIEPWHQPFGIWRISV, from the coding sequence ATGACGACCGAACAACCGATCCAACTGCACGATGATTTGCAAAATTACCAACCACATTTGCCCCTGGCGCAGGCCTTGCTGCTGCCGCGCATTGCCATTGAGAGCACCCAGCCGGTGCTCGATGGTGGGCAGTTTGCGGTCAAGGCCGTTGCCGGGCAGACGGTGACGGTGCATAGCAAGGTGTTTGCCGACGGTCACGACAAGCTGGCCGTGCGGGTGCGTTGGTGTAACGAGGCGACCTCGATCTGGCACACCGACGTCATGAAAGATCTGGGCAACAACGCCTGGCAGGGCCAGTTCAAGGTTCTCGCGCCGGGTCGCTACCGCTATTGCATCGAGGCCTGGATCGATCAGTTCGCCAGCTTCTGTTATGAGCTGGAGAAAAAACACGGCGCCGGGGTGCCGGTGAGTCTCGAGTTGCAGGAGGGACGTCAGCAGGTCCAGCACGCCGCCGAGCGCAGCGACGGGGCCTTGAGTGAGGAACTGGCGGCGCTGCGGCATCAGCTTGAGGGACTGCTGGAAACCGAACAGGTGGCGTTGTTCCTGCACCCCCACAGCCGCTGGCTGATGGCGGCGGCCGATCACCGGCCTTATCTGAGCCTGAGTCCCGAGTATCCGCTGGATGTGGAGCGCGAACTGGCGCAGTTCGCCAGTTGGTACGAGCTGTTTCCCCGCTCGATCACCGACGATCCAGCGCGCCACGGCACCTTTAACGATGTCCATTCACGACTGGCGATGATCCAGGACATGGGTTTTGACGTGCTGTATTTCCCGCCGATCCACCCCATCGGCCGCAGCCACCGCAAAGGCCCGAACAATTCCCTGACCGCCGGCCCCGATGATCCGGGCAGTCCCTATGCGATTGGCAGCGAGGAGGGCGGGCACGAAGCGATTCACTCGCAACTGGGCACGCGCGAAGACTTTCGCCGCCTGGTGGCGGCGGCCAACGACCATGGCCTGGAAATCGCCCTTGACTTCGCCATCCAGTGCTCCCAGGACCACCCCTGGCTTGAACAGCATCCCGGCTGGTTCAACTGGCGGCCGGACGGCACGATCAAGTACGCGGAGAATCCACCGAAAAAGTACCAGGATATTGTCAACGTCGACTTCTACGCCGCCGACGCCATCCCCAGTCTCTGGCTGGAGTTGCGCGACATTGTGGTTGGCTGGGTCGAGGAAGGGGTGAAGATCTTCCGTGTCGACAACCCCCACACCAAACCCTTGCCGTTCTGGCAGTGGCTGATCGGCGACGTGCGCGCCAAGCACCCCGAAGTGATCTTCCTCGCCGAGGCCTTTACGACCCCGGCGATGATGGCGCGCCTGGGCAAGGTCGGTTATTCCCAGAGCTACACCTATTTCACCTGGCGCAACACCAAGCACGAGCTGGCGACCTACCTGACCGAACTGAACCAGTCGCCCTGGCGCGAGTGCTACCGGCCGAACTTTTTCGTCAACACCCCGGACATCAACCCGGGCTTCCTGCACCAGTCCGGCCGCGCCGGCTTCCTCATCCGCGCCGCGCTGGCGACCATGGGGTCGGGGCTATGGGGCATGTATTCGGGATTCGAGCTGTGCGAGTCGGCACCGGTGCCGGGCAAGGAGGAATACCTGGATTCGGAGAAATACCAGATCCGCATCCGCGACTTCACCGCACCGGGCAACATCATCGCCGAAATCGCCCAACTCAACCGAATTCGCCGACAAAACCCGGCACTGCATACCCACTTGGGCTTGCAGGTCTACAACGCCTGGAACGACAACATCCTGTACTTCGGCAAACGCACCGCCGATGGCAAAAACTTCATCCTGGTCGCCGTCAGCCTCGACCCCTTCAACGCCCAGGAGGCGCACTTCGAGTTGCCATTGTGGGAACTGGGCCTGCCCGATGACGCCGCGACCCAGGGCGAAGACTTAATGAACGGCCACCGTTGGACCTGGTATGGCAAAACCCAGTGGATGCGGATCGAGCCCTGGCATCAGCCGTTCGGGATATGGCGGATATCGGTTTGA